Proteins encoded within one genomic window of Triticum aestivum cultivar Chinese Spring chromosome 2D, IWGSC CS RefSeq v2.1, whole genome shotgun sequence:
- the LOC123054707 gene encoding uncharacterized protein isoform X1, which yields MLAAVAHAGRFTFPDLGNQHCRSPSLNTEVMTKEEEALSRLDELLTKAHLYSEFLLEKMDHQLQIMLAVIQMKNREEHVEDLNKGHGIKRKAKPKHYSDAVGINFVSSLALLETNPATTSEGSTFHMSGTTHIAGDVVSVCSM from the exons ATGCTGGCCGCCGTCGCGCACGCCGGCCGCTTCACCTTTCCCGATCTAGGAAACCAGCATTGCCGCTCCCCATCTCTTAATACAGAGGTGATGACAAAGGAGGAAGAGGCGTTGTCAAG GTTGGACGAGCTGCTGACAAAGGCACATCTGTATTCTGAATTTCTACTCGAAAAGATGGACCATCAGCTACAGATTATGTTGGCAGTTATTCAAATGAAAAATAGGGAGGAACATGTGGAAGATCTGAATAAAGGACATGGTATAAAAAGGAAAGCAAAGCCTAAACACTACAGTGATGCAG TTGGGATCAACTTTGTGAGTTCACTTGCTCTGTTAGAGACCAACCCTGCTACAACCAGTGAAGGAAGCACATTTCATATGTCAGGAACCACACACATCGCAGGAGATGTTGTTTCTGTGTGTTCCATGTGA
- the LOC123054707 gene encoding ATP-dependent DNA helicase DDM1 isoform X2, whose amino-acid sequence MLAAVAHAGRFTFPDLGNQHCRSPSLNTEVMTKEEEALSRLDELLTKAHLYSEFLLEKMDHQLQIMLAVIQMKNREEHVEDLNKGHGIKRKAKPKHYSDADPHMGGQGELGESLLFLLGDN is encoded by the exons ATGCTGGCCGCCGTCGCGCACGCCGGCCGCTTCACCTTTCCCGATCTAGGAAACCAGCATTGCCGCTCCCCATCTCTTAATACAGAGGTGATGACAAAGGAGGAAGAGGCGTTGTCAAG GTTGGACGAGCTGCTGACAAAGGCACATCTGTATTCTGAATTTCTACTCGAAAAGATGGACCATCAGCTACAGATTATGTTGGCAGTTATTCAAATGAAAAATAGGGAGGAACATGTGGAAGATCTGAATAAAGGACATGGTATAAAAAGGAAAGCAAAGCCTAAACACTACAGTGATGCAG ATCCTCATATGGGCGGCCAAGGCGAATTAGGCGAATCGTTGCTGTTCTTGCTGGGTGATAACTAG
- the LOC123054707 gene encoding ATP-dependent DNA helicase DDM1 isoform X3 has product MLAAVAHAGRFTFPDLGNQHCRSPSLNTEVMTKEEEALSRLDELLTKAHLYSEFLLEKMDHQLQIMLAVIQMKNREEHVEDLNKGHGIKRKAKPKHYSDAGME; this is encoded by the exons ATGCTGGCCGCCGTCGCGCACGCCGGCCGCTTCACCTTTCCCGATCTAGGAAACCAGCATTGCCGCTCCCCATCTCTTAATACAGAGGTGATGACAAAGGAGGAAGAGGCGTTGTCAAG GTTGGACGAGCTGCTGACAAAGGCACATCTGTATTCTGAATTTCTACTCGAAAAGATGGACCATCAGCTACAGATTATGTTGGCAGTTATTCAAATGAAAAATAGGGAGGAACATGTGGAAGATCTGAATAAAGGACATGGTATAAAAAGGAAAGCAAAGCCTAAACACTACAGTGATGCAG GTATGGAATAG